The Pirellulales bacterium genome has a segment encoding these proteins:
- a CDS encoding PPC domain-containing protein, giving the protein MPAIARVLVYLLVALVCCQQVARAASPSIGISAPVGGQRGTEIEVAFNGANLGDGQEVMFYEPGITIKDVQVVNENQIKAKLTIAPECRLGIHDYRVRTATGISNLRTFHVGALPETVEAEPNSDFAAPQAIAFNSTINGIVENEDVDYFVIEVAKGTRINAELEGIRLGNFFFDPYVSIMNAGRFELAGSDDAALLRQDCIASLVAPEDGKYIIQVRESAFGGNGSCNYRLHLGAFPRPRAVVPAGGKPGSTLEVRYLGDIAGERAATVTLPTEPSTDFGLFAQDEQGIAPSANVFRLSDLENFIETEPNNAQAQGNPFAAPLALNGVIAEPGDVDCFKFKATKGQVLDIQVYARRIRTPLDPVLYVLASNGGNVAGSDDSAGPDSYLRFTAPADDEYTVMLHDHLRKGGVDYAYRVELTAVQPALTMGLPEQSQFVDIVAPVPRGNRFAFILSGSRADFGGELAVELRNLPAGVQIETVPMAANQTTVPVLLTAPADAAIAGSLVDVVGRWNDPNQKVEGQLSQLTSLIRGQNNVRMWDRETRRMAVSVAEESPFSIEVIEPKVPLVRGGTMNLKVVAHRKDGFTAPIAVRMLYNPPDVGSAGTITIPEGQNEALIPLNAGGGAEIRPWRIAVLGDAGTARGTVSVASQLATLLISEPYFGFTFQAAAVEQNQETDIVIQVSKSKDFEGAAKVELLGLPHEVTTEPKEITKDSTELVFRLKTTANSPAGKHPTLICRATVTENGEPITHMLGTGELRIDTPLPPKADAPAAPAAAAPMPEQPPEKRLTRLEQLRLDREKAKAERAAAKAAAEAAPATDAPPAAESQPAAAAPAEPPKS; this is encoded by the coding sequence ATGCCTGCAATCGCACGAGTTCTCGTTTACCTCCTAGTTGCGCTCGTGTGCTGCCAGCAAGTGGCGCGAGCGGCTAGTCCCAGTATCGGCATCAGCGCACCGGTAGGAGGGCAGCGCGGAACTGAGATCGAAGTCGCGTTCAATGGCGCCAACCTTGGCGACGGACAGGAGGTGATGTTTTACGAGCCGGGCATCACCATCAAAGACGTTCAGGTCGTCAACGAAAATCAAATCAAGGCAAAGCTGACGATTGCGCCGGAGTGTCGGCTCGGAATCCATGATTATCGTGTCCGCACTGCGACCGGAATCAGCAATCTGCGAACTTTCCATGTCGGCGCGCTGCCAGAAACGGTGGAAGCAGAGCCGAACAGCGATTTCGCCGCGCCGCAAGCGATTGCTTTCAATTCCACCATCAATGGCATCGTCGAAAACGAGGATGTCGACTATTTCGTGATCGAAGTCGCTAAAGGGACGCGGATCAACGCCGAGTTGGAAGGCATCCGGCTAGGCAACTTCTTCTTCGATCCCTATGTGTCGATCATGAACGCCGGGCGATTTGAGTTGGCCGGCTCCGACGACGCCGCGCTGTTGCGACAAGATTGCATCGCGTCGCTTGTCGCGCCGGAAGACGGCAAATACATCATTCAAGTGCGTGAAAGCGCCTTTGGCGGCAATGGTTCGTGCAATTACCGGCTTCATCTGGGCGCATTTCCAAGACCTCGCGCAGTTGTGCCAGCGGGAGGAAAACCGGGATCAACACTCGAAGTTCGCTATCTGGGCGACATCGCCGGAGAACGCGCGGCGACAGTGACGTTGCCGACCGAGCCATCGACCGACTTTGGCCTGTTCGCTCAAGATGAACAAGGTATTGCGCCGTCTGCCAACGTGTTCCGACTGTCAGACCTAGAGAACTTCATAGAGACGGAACCGAACAACGCTCAGGCGCAAGGCAACCCCTTCGCCGCGCCGCTGGCGCTCAACGGCGTAATTGCCGAACCCGGCGATGTGGATTGCTTTAAATTCAAGGCGACCAAGGGGCAAGTGCTGGACATTCAGGTCTACGCGCGGCGAATTCGCACGCCGTTGGACCCCGTGCTGTACGTGTTGGCTTCCAATGGCGGCAACGTGGCGGGCAGCGACGACAGCGCCGGACCAGATAGCTATCTTCGCTTCACGGCGCCGGCCGACGACGAATACACAGTGATGCTGCACGATCACTTGCGCAAGGGGGGCGTTGACTATGCCTATCGTGTGGAGCTGACGGCGGTGCAGCCGGCCTTGACGATGGGACTGCCCGAGCAATCGCAGTTTGTCGATATCGTGGCGCCAGTTCCGCGCGGTAACCGCTTCGCGTTCATCTTGAGCGGATCGCGGGCTGATTTTGGAGGGGAGCTCGCGGTTGAGTTGCGCAACCTGCCTGCCGGCGTGCAGATCGAAACCGTACCGATGGCCGCCAATCAAACAACGGTTCCCGTGCTGCTGACCGCCCCAGCCGACGCGGCCATTGCGGGCTCGCTGGTCGATGTAGTGGGACGCTGGAACGATCCCAATCAGAAGGTGGAAGGACAGTTGTCGCAATTGACCTCGCTGATTCGTGGTCAAAACAACGTGCGCATGTGGGACCGGGAAACTCGCCGCATGGCGGTGTCGGTGGCGGAGGAATCGCCATTCTCAATCGAGGTGATTGAGCCAAAGGTTCCGCTCGTGCGCGGCGGAACCATGAACCTCAAGGTTGTCGCTCATCGCAAAGATGGCTTCACTGCGCCCATCGCGGTGCGCATGTTGTACAACCCGCCCGATGTCGGCTCGGCTGGCACAATCACCATTCCAGAAGGGCAGAACGAAGCGTTGATACCGCTCAACGCGGGCGGCGGTGCGGAAATTCGCCCATGGAGAATTGCTGTGCTGGGAGATGCCGGCACGGCGCGCGGCACGGTCTCGGTGGCGTCGCAACTGGCCACATTGCTCATCTCGGAGCCCTACTTTGGCTTTACTTTCCAGGCCGCCGCGGTGGAGCAGAACCAAGAGACAGACATCGTAATTCAAGTTAGCAAGAGCAAGGACTTCGAAGGGGCGGCCAAGGTGGAGTTGCTTGGTTTGCCTCACGAGGTGACCACAGAGCCGAAGGAAATCACAAAGGATTCGACAGAGTTGGTTTTCCGTTTGAAGACAACCGCCAATTCGCCCGCGGGTAAACATCCCACGCTGATCTGCCGTGCGACGGTGACAGAAAACGGTGAACCAATTACGCACATGTTAGGGACGGGCGAATTGCGCATCGATACGCCGCTCCCTCCCAAAGCTGATGCGCCGGCTGCGCCTGCCGCGGCGGCGCCCATGCCGGAGCAGCCACCCGAAAAGCGGCTGACGCGTCTCGAACAGTTGCGTCTTGATCGAGAAAAGGCAAAAGCCGAACGCGCCGCCGCTAAAGCTGCTGCTGAAGCGGCGCCCGCGACTGATGCGCCACCCGCCGCGGAGTCGCAACCGGCTGCTGCGGCGCCGGCGGAGCCTCCCAAAAGCTAG